A portion of the Thunnus albacares chromosome 23, fThuAlb1.1, whole genome shotgun sequence genome contains these proteins:
- the nrcama gene encoding neuronal cell adhesion molecule a isoform X2, with product MDRNREWVPGITAVLLILFSHVTSALEVPLDPKVLEGLPQPPTITLQSPKDYIFDPRENIVINCEAKGKPHPSFSWTRNGTHFDVEKDSKVLMKPGSGTLVIDISGEKAEAYEGTYQCTAHNEHGTAVSNNIVIRQSRSPLWSKERNEAITVQMGVSLVLQCRPPAGLPPPVIFWMDNNFQRLPLDQRVSQALNGDLYFSNVLPEDTRSDYICYARFPHTQTIQQKQPISVTVLENSPVGERRPGFMTPLGITSTKMVLRGETLELECIAEGLPTPEISWQKDGGELPNSRKTFHNFKRTLKISDVNEADGGDYRCTATNKLGTAHHIIKVTVKAAPFWISAPRNLILAPNETGILTCRVSGEPKPKISWFVNGVPIENAPEDQSRKVDDDTVILSNVQPGSSAVYQCNASNEFGYLMANAFVSVLAEPPRVLTPPNRVYQVITNNPALLHCASFGSPIPTITWFKDSQTSIKNDDPYVIHENGTLEIHVAQPLNSGKYTCIATNNLGIKENHVFLEVKEPTRILQQPEYKVVQRGMSAMFECKVKHDPSLIPTMIWLKDNGELPDDERFEVDTDSLIIKDVTDEDEGTYTCIMNTTLDQDSASAMLTVVEATPTPAIVYEKPDPPTALELTDQTERTVKLTWTPGDEHNSPTERFLIQYEDLLHQPGVWVNLTEVDGTSTTAQLNLSPYVYYSFRVLAENQVGHSQPSQPSRQYRTNPAAPDESPSDVQGEGTEPDNLVISWTPLTGFQANGPGLEYKVQWRQKDVDHEWSSRTVANVSQCVVTGTATYVPYEIKVQALNDYGNAPESEVVIGYSGEDSPLSAPESVQVTVRNSTLAEVQWEPVSPTTVRGKLQGYKVYYRRERGLQETETEETEEEEQVLTFTGNRSEGRLPGLQPYSLYNLFVKVLNSKAEGPPSPGKKFETPEGVPGPPAFLSVINPSLDSLTLEWGAPLRVNGRLAGYTLKYQPVSAVNTTTELGPVKVMTFLGNETTITLGNLNSSMLYKFYLSAKTTKGSGPIVTEEAFTVMDTARTQPTVETGKVPPVGPAFGTVNTSVSEDGAVINWEYFGHHKNVYVEYIVENSKEDWKKELVNGSHSHMIKGLKPGTSYRVRVVARDPADPTVHSTDEVLVTVPAVPSRQVDIATQGWFIGLMCAIALLILVLLIVCFIKRNKGGKYPVKEKEDAHQDPEIQPMKEDDGTFGEYSDTEDHKPLKGSRTPSNGTVRRDESDDSLVDYGEGGDGQFNEDGSFIGQYSGKKEKDTHEGNESSEAPSPVNAMNSFV from the exons ATGGACAGGAATAGGGAATGGGTGCCGGGCATCACAGCTGTGCTATTGATACTCTTCAGTCACGTGACTTCAGCGCTGGAAGTGCCTCTTGATC CTAAAGTACTGGAAGGAT TGCCCCAACCCCCCACTATAACACTACAGTCCCCAAAGGATTACATCTTTGATCCGCGGGAGAACATCGTCATCAACTGTGAGGCCAAGGGGAAGCCTCATCCCAG CTTTTCATGGACAAGAAATGGGACCCACTTTGACGTCGAGAAAGACTCCAAAGTTCTGATGAAGCCCGGTTCAGGAACTCTGGTCATTGACATCAGTGGGGAAAAGGCTGAGGCTTATGAGGGAACATACCAGTGTACAGCTCACAACGAGCATGGCACAGCTGTATCCAACAACATTGTCATTAGACAGTCCA GGTCCCCCTTGTGGTcgaaagagagaaatgaggcCATCACGGTGCAGATGGGGGTCTCCCTGGTGCTGCAGTGCCGACCCCCCGCTGGGCTGCCCCCTCCCGTCATTTTTTGGATGGACAACA ATTTCCAGAGGCTGCCGCTGGATCAACGAGTATCCCAGGCACTGAACGGAGACTTGTACTTCTCCAATGTTCTCCCAGAAGACACCCGGAGTGACTACATCTGCTACGCCCGCTTCCCCCATACACAGACCATCCAGCAGAAACAGCCCATCTCAGTCACCGTGCTGGAGA ACAGCCCAGTGGGGGAGCGCCGTCCTGGTTTCATGACGCCTCTGGGCATAACCAGCACCAAGATGGTTCTGAGAGGGGAGACTCTGGAGCTGGAATGCATCGCTGAGGGCTT GCCCACTCCAGAGATCTCCTGGCAGAAGGATGGTGGTGAGCTGCCGAACAGCAGGAAGACTTTCCATAACTTCAAAAGAACGCTAAAGATTTCTGACGTGAATGAAGCCGACGGTGGCGACTACCGCTGTACAGCCACAAACAAACTGGGCACTGCACACCACATCATCAAGGTCACTGTCAAAG CGGCCCCTTTCTGGATCAGTGCTCCCAGGAACCTGATCCTCGCCCCAAATGAGACTGGCATCCTGACTTGTCGAGTCAGTGGAGAACCCAAGCCAAAGATTAGCTGGTTTGTCAATGGAGTCCCCATAGAGA ATGCGCCTGAGGATCAGAGCCGCAAGGTGGATGACGACACTGTTATTCTCAGCAATGTGCAGCCAGGGTCCAGTGCTGTCTACCAGTGTAACGCATCTAATGAATTTGGCTACCTGATGGCTAACGCTTTTGTCAGTGTTCTTG CTGAGCCACCAAGGGTGCTCACTCCACCCAACAGAGTGTACCAGGTCATCACCAACAACCCTGCCTTACTACACTGTGCCTCCTTTGGCTCACCAATACCAACTATCACATG GTTCAAAGACAGTCAGACCAGCATTAAAAATGATGACCCATATGTGATTCATGAGAATGGTACTTTGGAGATCCATGTGGCCCAGCCACTTAACAGTGGAAAGTACACCTGTATTGCCACCAACAACTTAGGCATCAAAGAGAACCATGTCTTCCTGGAGGTTAAAG AGCCCACTCGTATCCTGCAACAGCCAGAGTACAAGGTGGTGCAGAGAGGCATGAGCGCTATGTTTGAGTGTAAAGTCAAACACGACCCATCTCTCATCCCCACGATGATCTGGCTCAAAGACAATGGGGAGCTGCCTGATGATGAGAG GTTTGAGGTGGACACAGACAGTCTGATTATCAAAGATGTGACAGATGAAGATGAGGGCACTTACACCTGCATCATGAACACCACCCTGGACCAGGACTCAGCCAGTGCCATGCTGACTGTTGTTG AGGCTACTCCTACTCCAGCTATTGTCTACG AGAAACCTGACCCTCCGACTGCTCTGGAATTGACTGACCAGACAGAGAGGACCGTTAAGCTCACCTGGACCCCCGGAGACGAACACAACAGTCCCACAGAGA GGTTTCTGATCCAATATGAGGATCTGCTACACCAGCCAGGTGTTTGGGTCAACCTAACAGAGGTTGATGGTACAAGCACCACAGCACAGCTGAATCTCTCCCCATATGTCTACTACTCCTTCAGAGTGCTGGCTGAGAATCAGGTGGGCCACAGCCAGCCTAGCCAGCCATCACGCCAATACAGAACCAATCCTGCAG CTCCTGATGAAAGTCCATCAGATGTGCAGGGAGAGGGAACAGAGCCTGACAACTTGGTCATCTCCTGGACA CCACTGACAGGATTTCAAGCCAATGGGCCTGGTTTGGAGTACAAAGTGCAGTGGAGACAGAAGGATGTGGATCATGAGTGGTCTTCAAGGACCGTGGCCAATGTTTCCCAGTGTGTCGTGACTGGAACTGCCACCTACGTGCCCTACGAGATCAAGGTTCAAGCTTTGAACGATTACGGCAACGCCCCAGAGTCTGAAGTGGTAATTGGATACTCTGGAGAGGATT CTCCTTTGTCTGCTCCCGAAAGTGTGCAGGTCACGGTTCGCAACAGCACGCTAGCAGAAGTTCAGTGGGAGCCTGTGTCTCCCACCACGGTCAGAGGAAAACTACAGGGATACAAG GTGTACTACCGTCGCGAGCGGGGCTTGcaggagacagaaacagaggagacagaggaggaggagcaggttTTGACGTTCACTGGGAACCGCAGCGAGGGACGTCTGCCAGGCCTCCAGCCGTACAGCCTCTACAACCTCTTCGTCAAGGTCCTTAACAGCAAAGCAGAAGGACCCCCTAGCCCTGGCAAGAAATTTGAGACACCTGAGGGAG tccCAGGGCCTCCTGCTTTTCTGAGCGTCATCAATCCTAGTTTGGACTCTCTCACTCTGGAATGGGGCGCACCACTGAGGGTCAATGGACGCCTCGCTGGATACACATTAAAATACCAACCAG TCTCTGCAGTGAACACCACCACTGAACTGGGACCAGTCAAGGTCATGACCTTTCTCGGCAATGAGACCACCATTACCCTGGGCAACCTGAACTCCAGCATGCTGTACAAGTTTTATTTAAGTGCAAAGACAACCAAAGGCTCTGGCCCCATCGTCACAGAAGAGGCTTTTACAGTCATGGACACAG ctCGTACTCAACCCACTGTAGAGACGGGCAAAG TGCCTCCTGTAGGCCCTGCGTTTGGAACGGTTAACACATCTGTATCAGAAGACGGTGCAGTGATCAATTGGGAATACTTTGGACACCATAAGAATGTATATGTGGAATATATTGTAGAAAACA GTAAAGAGGACTGGAAAAAGGAGTTGGTAAATGGTTCTCACTCGCATATGATAAAAGGTTTAAAGCCGGGGACATCCTATAGGGTGCGTGTGGTAGCTAGAGACCCGGCTGATCCGACAGTCCACAGCACAGACGAAGTGTTGGTTACAGTGCCAG ctgtACCCAGCCGGCAGGTAGACATCGCCACCCAGGGCTGGTTTATTGGCCTGATGTGTGCCATAGCTCTCCTCATCTTGGTCCTCCTCATAGTGTGCTTCATCAAGAGGAACAAGGGTGGCAAATATCCAG tgaaagagaaagaagatgCTCACCAAGACCCAGAGATCCAGCCAATGAAGGAGGATGATGGGACATTTGGAGAATACag TGACACAGAGGACCACAAGCCGCTGAAGGGCAGCCGGACACCGTCCAATGGGACGGTGCGCCGTGACGAGAGTGACGACAGCCTGGTGGACTACGGGGAGGGCGGGGACGGACAGTTCAATGAGGACGGGTCCTTCATCGGTCAGTACAGCGGCAAGAAGGAGAAAGACACACACGAAGGCAACGAGAGTTCAGAGGCCCCATCACCTGTTAATGCCATGAACTCATTTGTCTAA
- the nrcama gene encoding neuronal cell adhesion molecule a isoform X3 codes for MDRNREWVPGITAVLLILFSHVTSALEVPLDPKVLEGLPQPPTITLQSPKDYIFDPRENIVINCEAKGKPHPSFSWTRNGTHFDVEKDSKVLMKPGSGTLVIDISGEKAEAYEGTYQCTAHNEHGTAVSNNIVIRQSRSPLWSKERNEAITVQMGVSLVLQCRPPAGLPPPVIFWMDNNFQRLPLDQRVSQALNGDLYFSNVLPEDTRSDYICYARFPHTQTIQQKQPISVTVLENSPVGERRPGFMTPLGITSTKMVLRGETLELECIAEGLPTPEISWQKDGGELPNSRKTFHNFKRTLKISDVNEADGGDYRCTATNKLGTAHHIIKVTVKAAPFWISAPRNLILAPNETGILTCRVSGEPKPKISWFVNGVPIENAPEDQSRKVDDDTVILSNVQPGSSAVYQCNASNEFGYLMANAFVSVLAEPPRVLTPPNRVYQVITNNPALLHCASFGSPIPTITWFKDSQTSIKNDDPYVIHENGTLEIHVAQPLNSGKYTCIATNNLGIKENHVFLEVKEPTRILQQPEYKVVQRGMSAMFECKVKHDPSLIPTMIWLKDNGELPDDERFEVDTDSLIIKDVTDEDEGTYTCIMNTTLDQDSASAMLTVVEATPTPAIVYEKPDPPTALELTDQTERTVKLTWTPGDEHNSPTERFLIQYEDLLHQPGVWVNLTEVDGTSTTAQLNLSPYVYYSFRVLAENQVGHSQPSQPSRQYRTNPAAPDESPSDVQGEGTEPDNLVISWTPLTGFQANGPGLEYKVQWRQKDVDHEWSSRTVANVSQCVVTGTATYVPYEIKVQALNDYGNAPESEVVIGYSGEDSPLSAPESVQVTVRNSTLAEVQWEPVSPTTVRGKLQGYKVYYRRERGLQETETEETEEEEQVLTFTGNRSEGRLPGLQPYSLYNLFVKVLNSKAEGPPSPGKKFETPEGVPGPPAFLSVINPSLDSLTLEWGAPLRVNGRLAGYTLKYQPVSAVNTTTELGPVKVMTFLGNETTITLGNLNSSMLYKFYLSAKTTKGSGPIVTEEAFTVMDTAVPSRQVDIATQGWFIGLMCAIALLILVLLIVCFIKRNKGGKYPVKEKEDAHQDPEIQPMKEDDGTFGEYRSIESDTEDHKPLKGSRTPSNGTVRRDESDDSLVDYGEGGDGQFNEDGSFIGQYSGKKEKDTHEGNESSEAPSPVNAMNSFV; via the exons ATGGACAGGAATAGGGAATGGGTGCCGGGCATCACAGCTGTGCTATTGATACTCTTCAGTCACGTGACTTCAGCGCTGGAAGTGCCTCTTGATC CTAAAGTACTGGAAGGAT TGCCCCAACCCCCCACTATAACACTACAGTCCCCAAAGGATTACATCTTTGATCCGCGGGAGAACATCGTCATCAACTGTGAGGCCAAGGGGAAGCCTCATCCCAG CTTTTCATGGACAAGAAATGGGACCCACTTTGACGTCGAGAAAGACTCCAAAGTTCTGATGAAGCCCGGTTCAGGAACTCTGGTCATTGACATCAGTGGGGAAAAGGCTGAGGCTTATGAGGGAACATACCAGTGTACAGCTCACAACGAGCATGGCACAGCTGTATCCAACAACATTGTCATTAGACAGTCCA GGTCCCCCTTGTGGTcgaaagagagaaatgaggcCATCACGGTGCAGATGGGGGTCTCCCTGGTGCTGCAGTGCCGACCCCCCGCTGGGCTGCCCCCTCCCGTCATTTTTTGGATGGACAACA ATTTCCAGAGGCTGCCGCTGGATCAACGAGTATCCCAGGCACTGAACGGAGACTTGTACTTCTCCAATGTTCTCCCAGAAGACACCCGGAGTGACTACATCTGCTACGCCCGCTTCCCCCATACACAGACCATCCAGCAGAAACAGCCCATCTCAGTCACCGTGCTGGAGA ACAGCCCAGTGGGGGAGCGCCGTCCTGGTTTCATGACGCCTCTGGGCATAACCAGCACCAAGATGGTTCTGAGAGGGGAGACTCTGGAGCTGGAATGCATCGCTGAGGGCTT GCCCACTCCAGAGATCTCCTGGCAGAAGGATGGTGGTGAGCTGCCGAACAGCAGGAAGACTTTCCATAACTTCAAAAGAACGCTAAAGATTTCTGACGTGAATGAAGCCGACGGTGGCGACTACCGCTGTACAGCCACAAACAAACTGGGCACTGCACACCACATCATCAAGGTCACTGTCAAAG CGGCCCCTTTCTGGATCAGTGCTCCCAGGAACCTGATCCTCGCCCCAAATGAGACTGGCATCCTGACTTGTCGAGTCAGTGGAGAACCCAAGCCAAAGATTAGCTGGTTTGTCAATGGAGTCCCCATAGAGA ATGCGCCTGAGGATCAGAGCCGCAAGGTGGATGACGACACTGTTATTCTCAGCAATGTGCAGCCAGGGTCCAGTGCTGTCTACCAGTGTAACGCATCTAATGAATTTGGCTACCTGATGGCTAACGCTTTTGTCAGTGTTCTTG CTGAGCCACCAAGGGTGCTCACTCCACCCAACAGAGTGTACCAGGTCATCACCAACAACCCTGCCTTACTACACTGTGCCTCCTTTGGCTCACCAATACCAACTATCACATG GTTCAAAGACAGTCAGACCAGCATTAAAAATGATGACCCATATGTGATTCATGAGAATGGTACTTTGGAGATCCATGTGGCCCAGCCACTTAACAGTGGAAAGTACACCTGTATTGCCACCAACAACTTAGGCATCAAAGAGAACCATGTCTTCCTGGAGGTTAAAG AGCCCACTCGTATCCTGCAACAGCCAGAGTACAAGGTGGTGCAGAGAGGCATGAGCGCTATGTTTGAGTGTAAAGTCAAACACGACCCATCTCTCATCCCCACGATGATCTGGCTCAAAGACAATGGGGAGCTGCCTGATGATGAGAG GTTTGAGGTGGACACAGACAGTCTGATTATCAAAGATGTGACAGATGAAGATGAGGGCACTTACACCTGCATCATGAACACCACCCTGGACCAGGACTCAGCCAGTGCCATGCTGACTGTTGTTG AGGCTACTCCTACTCCAGCTATTGTCTACG AGAAACCTGACCCTCCGACTGCTCTGGAATTGACTGACCAGACAGAGAGGACCGTTAAGCTCACCTGGACCCCCGGAGACGAACACAACAGTCCCACAGAGA GGTTTCTGATCCAATATGAGGATCTGCTACACCAGCCAGGTGTTTGGGTCAACCTAACAGAGGTTGATGGTACAAGCACCACAGCACAGCTGAATCTCTCCCCATATGTCTACTACTCCTTCAGAGTGCTGGCTGAGAATCAGGTGGGCCACAGCCAGCCTAGCCAGCCATCACGCCAATACAGAACCAATCCTGCAG CTCCTGATGAAAGTCCATCAGATGTGCAGGGAGAGGGAACAGAGCCTGACAACTTGGTCATCTCCTGGACA CCACTGACAGGATTTCAAGCCAATGGGCCTGGTTTGGAGTACAAAGTGCAGTGGAGACAGAAGGATGTGGATCATGAGTGGTCTTCAAGGACCGTGGCCAATGTTTCCCAGTGTGTCGTGACTGGAACTGCCACCTACGTGCCCTACGAGATCAAGGTTCAAGCTTTGAACGATTACGGCAACGCCCCAGAGTCTGAAGTGGTAATTGGATACTCTGGAGAGGATT CTCCTTTGTCTGCTCCCGAAAGTGTGCAGGTCACGGTTCGCAACAGCACGCTAGCAGAAGTTCAGTGGGAGCCTGTGTCTCCCACCACGGTCAGAGGAAAACTACAGGGATACAAG GTGTACTACCGTCGCGAGCGGGGCTTGcaggagacagaaacagaggagacagaggaggaggagcaggttTTGACGTTCACTGGGAACCGCAGCGAGGGACGTCTGCCAGGCCTCCAGCCGTACAGCCTCTACAACCTCTTCGTCAAGGTCCTTAACAGCAAAGCAGAAGGACCCCCTAGCCCTGGCAAGAAATTTGAGACACCTGAGGGAG tccCAGGGCCTCCTGCTTTTCTGAGCGTCATCAATCCTAGTTTGGACTCTCTCACTCTGGAATGGGGCGCACCACTGAGGGTCAATGGACGCCTCGCTGGATACACATTAAAATACCAACCAG TCTCTGCAGTGAACACCACCACTGAACTGGGACCAGTCAAGGTCATGACCTTTCTCGGCAATGAGACCACCATTACCCTGGGCAACCTGAACTCCAGCATGCTGTACAAGTTTTATTTAAGTGCAAAGACAACCAAAGGCTCTGGCCCCATCGTCACAGAAGAGGCTTTTACAGTCATGGACACAG ctgtACCCAGCCGGCAGGTAGACATCGCCACCCAGGGCTGGTTTATTGGCCTGATGTGTGCCATAGCTCTCCTCATCTTGGTCCTCCTCATAGTGTGCTTCATCAAGAGGAACAAGGGTGGCAAATATCCAG tgaaagagaaagaagatgCTCACCAAGACCCAGAGATCCAGCCAATGAAGGAGGATGATGGGACATTTGGAGAATACag GTCTATAGAGAG TGACACAGAGGACCACAAGCCGCTGAAGGGCAGCCGGACACCGTCCAATGGGACGGTGCGCCGTGACGAGAGTGACGACAGCCTGGTGGACTACGGGGAGGGCGGGGACGGACAGTTCAATGAGGACGGGTCCTTCATCGGTCAGTACAGCGGCAAGAAGGAGAAAGACACACACGAAGGCAACGAGAGTTCAGAGGCCCCATCACCTGTTAATGCCATGAACTCATTTGTCTAA
- the nrcama gene encoding neuronal cell adhesion molecule a isoform X8, with translation MDRNREWVPGITAVLLILFSHVTSALEVPLDPKVLEGLPQPPTITLQSPKDYIFDPRENIVINCEAKGKPHPSFSWTRNGTHFDVEKDSKVLMKPGSGTLVIDISGEKAEAYEGTYQCTAHNEHGTAVSNNIVIRQSRSPLWSKERNEAITVQMGVSLVLQCRPPAGLPPPVIFWMDNNFQRLPLDQRVSQALNGDLYFSNVLPEDTRSDYICYARFPHTQTIQQKQPISVTVLENSPVGERRPGFMTPLGITSTKMVLRGETLELECIAEGLPTPEISWQKDGGELPNSRKTFHNFKRTLKISDVNEADGGDYRCTATNKLGTAHHIIKVTVKAAPFWISAPRNLILAPNETGILTCRVSGEPKPKISWFVNGVPIENAPEDQSRKVDDDTVILSNVQPGSSAVYQCNASNEFGYLMANAFVSVLAEPPRVLTPPNRVYQVITNNPALLHCASFGSPIPTITWFKDSQTSIKNDDPYVIHENGTLEIHVAQPLNSGKYTCIATNNLGIKENHVFLEVKEPTRILQQPEYKVVQRGMSAMFECKVKHDPSLIPTMIWLKDNGELPDDERFEVDTDSLIIKDVTDEDEGTYTCIMNTTLDQDSASAMLTVVEKPDPPTALELTDQTERTVKLTWTPGDEHNSPTERFLIQYEDLLHQPGVWVNLTEVDGTSTTAQLNLSPYVYYSFRVLAENQVGHSQPSQPSRQYRTNPAAPDESPSDVQGEGTEPDNLVISWTPLTGFQANGPGLEYKVQWRQKDVDHEWSSRTVANVSQCVVTGTATYVPYEIKVQALNDYGNAPESEVVIGYSGEDSPLSAPESVQVTVRNSTLAEVQWEPVSPTTVRGKLQGYKVYYRRERGLQETETEETEEEEQVLTFTGNRSEGRLPGLQPYSLYNLFVKVLNSKAEGPPSPGKKFETPEGVPGPPAFLSVINPSLDSLTLEWGAPLRVNGRLAGYTLKYQPVSAVNTTTELGPVKVMTFLGNETTITLGNLNSSMLYKFYLSAKTTKGSGPIVTEEAFTVMDTAVPSRQVDIATQGWFIGLMCAIALLILVLLIVCFIKRNKGGKYPVKEKEDAHQDPEIQPMKEDDGTFGEYRSIESDTEDHKPLKGSRTPSNGTVRRDESDDSLVDYGEGGDGQFNEDGSFIGQYSGKKEKDTHEGNESSEAPSPVNAMNSFV, from the exons ATGGACAGGAATAGGGAATGGGTGCCGGGCATCACAGCTGTGCTATTGATACTCTTCAGTCACGTGACTTCAGCGCTGGAAGTGCCTCTTGATC CTAAAGTACTGGAAGGAT TGCCCCAACCCCCCACTATAACACTACAGTCCCCAAAGGATTACATCTTTGATCCGCGGGAGAACATCGTCATCAACTGTGAGGCCAAGGGGAAGCCTCATCCCAG CTTTTCATGGACAAGAAATGGGACCCACTTTGACGTCGAGAAAGACTCCAAAGTTCTGATGAAGCCCGGTTCAGGAACTCTGGTCATTGACATCAGTGGGGAAAAGGCTGAGGCTTATGAGGGAACATACCAGTGTACAGCTCACAACGAGCATGGCACAGCTGTATCCAACAACATTGTCATTAGACAGTCCA GGTCCCCCTTGTGGTcgaaagagagaaatgaggcCATCACGGTGCAGATGGGGGTCTCCCTGGTGCTGCAGTGCCGACCCCCCGCTGGGCTGCCCCCTCCCGTCATTTTTTGGATGGACAACA ATTTCCAGAGGCTGCCGCTGGATCAACGAGTATCCCAGGCACTGAACGGAGACTTGTACTTCTCCAATGTTCTCCCAGAAGACACCCGGAGTGACTACATCTGCTACGCCCGCTTCCCCCATACACAGACCATCCAGCAGAAACAGCCCATCTCAGTCACCGTGCTGGAGA ACAGCCCAGTGGGGGAGCGCCGTCCTGGTTTCATGACGCCTCTGGGCATAACCAGCACCAAGATGGTTCTGAGAGGGGAGACTCTGGAGCTGGAATGCATCGCTGAGGGCTT GCCCACTCCAGAGATCTCCTGGCAGAAGGATGGTGGTGAGCTGCCGAACAGCAGGAAGACTTTCCATAACTTCAAAAGAACGCTAAAGATTTCTGACGTGAATGAAGCCGACGGTGGCGACTACCGCTGTACAGCCACAAACAAACTGGGCACTGCACACCACATCATCAAGGTCACTGTCAAAG CGGCCCCTTTCTGGATCAGTGCTCCCAGGAACCTGATCCTCGCCCCAAATGAGACTGGCATCCTGACTTGTCGAGTCAGTGGAGAACCCAAGCCAAAGATTAGCTGGTTTGTCAATGGAGTCCCCATAGAGA ATGCGCCTGAGGATCAGAGCCGCAAGGTGGATGACGACACTGTTATTCTCAGCAATGTGCAGCCAGGGTCCAGTGCTGTCTACCAGTGTAACGCATCTAATGAATTTGGCTACCTGATGGCTAACGCTTTTGTCAGTGTTCTTG CTGAGCCACCAAGGGTGCTCACTCCACCCAACAGAGTGTACCAGGTCATCACCAACAACCCTGCCTTACTACACTGTGCCTCCTTTGGCTCACCAATACCAACTATCACATG GTTCAAAGACAGTCAGACCAGCATTAAAAATGATGACCCATATGTGATTCATGAGAATGGTACTTTGGAGATCCATGTGGCCCAGCCACTTAACAGTGGAAAGTACACCTGTATTGCCACCAACAACTTAGGCATCAAAGAGAACCATGTCTTCCTGGAGGTTAAAG AGCCCACTCGTATCCTGCAACAGCCAGAGTACAAGGTGGTGCAGAGAGGCATGAGCGCTATGTTTGAGTGTAAAGTCAAACACGACCCATCTCTCATCCCCACGATGATCTGGCTCAAAGACAATGGGGAGCTGCCTGATGATGAGAG GTTTGAGGTGGACACAGACAGTCTGATTATCAAAGATGTGACAGATGAAGATGAGGGCACTTACACCTGCATCATGAACACCACCCTGGACCAGGACTCAGCCAGTGCCATGCTGACTGTTGTTG AGAAACCTGACCCTCCGACTGCTCTGGAATTGACTGACCAGACAGAGAGGACCGTTAAGCTCACCTGGACCCCCGGAGACGAACACAACAGTCCCACAGAGA GGTTTCTGATCCAATATGAGGATCTGCTACACCAGCCAGGTGTTTGGGTCAACCTAACAGAGGTTGATGGTACAAGCACCACAGCACAGCTGAATCTCTCCCCATATGTCTACTACTCCTTCAGAGTGCTGGCTGAGAATCAGGTGGGCCACAGCCAGCCTAGCCAGCCATCACGCCAATACAGAACCAATCCTGCAG CTCCTGATGAAAGTCCATCAGATGTGCAGGGAGAGGGAACAGAGCCTGACAACTTGGTCATCTCCTGGACA CCACTGACAGGATTTCAAGCCAATGGGCCTGGTTTGGAGTACAAAGTGCAGTGGAGACAGAAGGATGTGGATCATGAGTGGTCTTCAAGGACCGTGGCCAATGTTTCCCAGTGTGTCGTGACTGGAACTGCCACCTACGTGCCCTACGAGATCAAGGTTCAAGCTTTGAACGATTACGGCAACGCCCCAGAGTCTGAAGTGGTAATTGGATACTCTGGAGAGGATT CTCCTTTGTCTGCTCCCGAAAGTGTGCAGGTCACGGTTCGCAACAGCACGCTAGCAGAAGTTCAGTGGGAGCCTGTGTCTCCCACCACGGTCAGAGGAAAACTACAGGGATACAAG GTGTACTACCGTCGCGAGCGGGGCTTGcaggagacagaaacagaggagacagaggaggaggagcaggttTTGACGTTCACTGGGAACCGCAGCGAGGGACGTCTGCCAGGCCTCCAGCCGTACAGCCTCTACAACCTCTTCGTCAAGGTCCTTAACAGCAAAGCAGAAGGACCCCCTAGCCCTGGCAAGAAATTTGAGACACCTGAGGGAG tccCAGGGCCTCCTGCTTTTCTGAGCGTCATCAATCCTAGTTTGGACTCTCTCACTCTGGAATGGGGCGCACCACTGAGGGTCAATGGACGCCTCGCTGGATACACATTAAAATACCAACCAG TCTCTGCAGTGAACACCACCACTGAACTGGGACCAGTCAAGGTCATGACCTTTCTCGGCAATGAGACCACCATTACCCTGGGCAACCTGAACTCCAGCATGCTGTACAAGTTTTATTTAAGTGCAAAGACAACCAAAGGCTCTGGCCCCATCGTCACAGAAGAGGCTTTTACAGTCATGGACACAG ctgtACCCAGCCGGCAGGTAGACATCGCCACCCAGGGCTGGTTTATTGGCCTGATGTGTGCCATAGCTCTCCTCATCTTGGTCCTCCTCATAGTGTGCTTCATCAAGAGGAACAAGGGTGGCAAATATCCAG tgaaagagaaagaagatgCTCACCAAGACCCAGAGATCCAGCCAATGAAGGAGGATGATGGGACATTTGGAGAATACag GTCTATAGAGAG TGACACAGAGGACCACAAGCCGCTGAAGGGCAGCCGGACACCGTCCAATGGGACGGTGCGCCGTGACGAGAGTGACGACAGCCTGGTGGACTACGGGGAGGGCGGGGACGGACAGTTCAATGAGGACGGGTCCTTCATCGGTCAGTACAGCGGCAAGAAGGAGAAAGACACACACGAAGGCAACGAGAGTTCAGAGGCCCCATCACCTGTTAATGCCATGAACTCATTTGTCTAA